A segment of the Bacteroidia bacterium genome:
ATTGAAAAAACCATTCGTGCACTACGTCAATTGACCAACCGGCCCATCTTTCTTTTTCCAGGGCATTCCATTCAGACTGCAGAAGGAGCGGACGGCATTCTTCTTCCATCGCTTATCTCGGGAAGAAACCCGGATTACCTGATCGGGCAGCATGTTCATGCGGCCTTTGCCATTGAGCGAAGCGGAATGGAAGTGATTCCTGCCGGTTATATCCTTTGCGGGGGGGCGCGCGTATCCGGAACGCAGTACATCACTCAAACGTTACCAGTTCCATCCGACAAACCGGAACTCGTGATGGCCACGGCCCTTGCGGGCATACAATTAGGAATGAAAGTTATCTACCTTGAAGCCGGAAGCGGGCAGGATGCCCCCCCGGATAAAAAACTGGTGAAAGAAGTGGCACAGAGAATACAGGTACCTCTCATAGCAGGGGGCGGCATCCGAACCGCGTCCGGAATCAGCCAGCTGAAAAACGCCGGTGCCAGTGCGGTGGTTATTGGGAACATTCTTGAAACACATCCTGGTCTTCTCAGGGATTTTCTAAAAGCTGCCGATGACTGATCTTAAGCTCATCGTCATTACTTCTTCCGATAAAAAGGAGGATGAGGCCGGGCACATCACCCGAATGCTGGAAATGGGGCTTCCCACCCTTCACATGAGAAAACCCAAGCTTTCCACCGGCGAGCTGCGCGCGCTGATCCGTGAGATACCTTCTCACTTTCATTCGCGCATAATCATTCATTCTCATCATAATCTGGTACGGGAATTTGACCTTAAGGGCATTCATGTTACCCGGTTGCATAAAAAACGCTGGCTCCGTTTATGGCTGAATGAAAAACTATTCCGCTTCAAAGGTAAAATACCGGAACGCAGCTGTTCCTTCCGTAAGCTCGCCTCCTTATACGAAGAAAAGGATCCCTATACCCACGTTTTTCTCAGCCCGGTTTTTGATTCGCTCAGCGGAAGTCTTCAGAGCGGATTCAATGAGTTTAGTCTGCGGGCTGCGCTTGCGAAAACCCCCTACAAAGTGATCGCCCGCGGAGGCATCGAACTGGAAAAACTGGAAAAAGTAGCAGAACTTGGATTTGCGGGACTTGCATTTTATTCTGCGATATGGAAGAAGAAAAATCCTGCTGAAGCCTTCGAGAAAATTCTCCGAAGAGGTAAGGAGTTAGAAATCCGCTTTATTTAACCCTGGAAAGTCCGGCCTGCGCCTTCTGATCCAGACTTTGCTTGTACTGGTGATCAGAATAGGAAAGACACTTCCTATAATAGTAGGCTGCCATCTTCTTATTGCCCTGCGATTCCCATAACAGGCCGAGCATCAAAGCCGAGTTTGGAGCAAAATATCCTTGATCGGATGGTACTGTTTGCTGAATGACCCAGTCATAGGAATCCATTGCCTTGCTGATTTCGCCCATCTTTTCCTGAATCCGGGCCAAACGGTATACGGCCTCCATGCGGTGGAGCCTTTGCGGGAGGTCTCTGGAAGGAACGATTGCGAGTAAGGCTTTACGGGCTTCTTTATAGAACCCTCCGTCGAAATACAATCGGGCCAGCAGCAAAACAGGATGAGGGATTTCTCCGGTACTATGCTCACGCGTAGCCTGCCTGTCCTCATCAACAATGGTAGAGCCAGTAGCGGTAAGTTTATTCATGTACCTGGAGTAACCGGAAGTATCTCCGTTCACAAGATAAGACCATGCCAGCTTATGCAATGCTGATCGCCGGAACGTATGACCGTTAAAATGCTCCAGGTAATCCCGAAAATGTTTTCTGCAAAGGGTGTCGTTTTTATACAACAGGCACAGACCTTTCAGGTATCCGAGATAATGAAAAGAGAAATCCTCCTTTCCGGGAGAATAGGAATTCAGCAAGGGGAGTGCCTCTCTGCTACTCCCGCTCCGGATCAGAAGACTGGCACAGGCATAGATTCCGAGTGGCGTATTTCCCGATCTCCCCTCCCACTTCCGGATAATCTCTTCACGAAAAGCATCATCGGGATACAGGTTCAGGGAAATAAAAGAAAGATAGAACAGCGTCTCCTCTTGCAGCCAGGCATATACACTGTCGGTATCAGCACGCTCCAGTACCTCACATAATTCTCTGTATCCCTCGCTGACATTGCCCTGTAATCCCTTGAGCTCTGTGATCCATCGGTATTTTTCCGGCATGGAACCCAACAAACAACGGAGGAGTCCCATACTTTTCCGGGAAGGAAGGAAACCGGGGAAGTTTTTCAGATTTTGTTCCAACAATTTATATGCTTTGGCTATTTCCTTTGCAGCTGTTAGGTGCTCGCCAAATTTCATTCGCGCGAATGCCCATTGCAGTAATGTTTCGGCCTTGCAGTGCAGCGGCCAGGGCGACAACTTGTCTTCCCCGGCAGAAAACTGTTTCAAACGCTCCCTGCCATTTCGTTCTGCCTGAATAAAATGATACCGATCTTCTCCGATGGCGCACGAAAGAAAATCGATATAATTCTCCAGCAACAACCATACGCGGTTCGTTGGATCTTTCTGCTTTCCGTCACCTATCAGTTCCGAGGCTTTCCGGAAGTGCAAATTCATGATCTCCCCCATTGCTGCGGCTTCCTTCCGATCAAAATGATATCCGGCGGATAAATGAAGTGAGATACAGAACGCCAGAATTCCCGGCAGAAGACTCCTCATGTGTCAAAAATAAGAAAGGGATCGCGCGCGATCCCTTTAAGCCCATTGAATTTGTTTCAGATCAATCCTTCACCAAAACACCATCTTCCGCACCTACCAGCGAGGGATCTACCAGCAATCTTCCACAATGTTCGCAAACGATAATTTTTTTGCTCGCTTTAATGTCCAACTGTCGCTGAGGGGGAATTTTATTGAAGCATCCGCCGCATGCATCACGCTGAACCGGTACAACTGCCAGACCATTCTTGGCATTTTTACGTATACGTGTATAGGCATTGAAAAGCCGGTCCTCCAGCATCTTCTCCGCTGTTTTTGATTTCTTCACCAATTCCTGTTCTTCCTTCTCAGTTTCTGCGATAATCTCATCGAGTTCTGCCTTTTTTGCCTTGAGATCCTTCTTCTTTTCCTTGAGCTCCTCGTTCGCCAGTTCAATTACTTCATTCTTGGCGATAATCTGTGCTTTTGCCTCTTTAATCCGTTTATCGGAGAGCTGGATCTCCAGGTTTTGGAATTCAATTTCTTTGGTGAGTGAATCATACTCACGGTTATTGCGCACTTTGCTTTGCTGCGATTCATATTTCTTTATCGCTGCAGCTGCTTCCTTCATTGAGTTCTTACGATCTGAAATACTGGTCTCCAGTGCCTTCAGCTCCTCATTCATATTATTAATGCGCGTTTCAAGACCCGTTACCACGTCCTCCAGGTCGCATACCTCCAGAGGGAGCTCACCACGAATCGTCCGAATCTTGTCGATGGAGGAGTCTATGTTCTGAATATTGAACAGTGCCCTCAGTTTATCGGCTACTGCCACATCTGCTTTATCGTTCTTGTCTTTTGCCATGTTCAGAAATAATTGACCGGATTTGTTTGAATTTTAGAAAAATGGATGGCAAATTTAGGAAATTTCTTCCTTATCGCCTCGTAAAACAACTCAGTTGTAAACTGTTCACTTTCAGCATGTCCCACGTCGGCCAATACCAATCGCCCCTCTGCGAGGAAGAAGTCATGATATTTTAAATCCCCGGTGATGAACACATCAGCCCCGGCCCGAACGGCATCGGGTATTAAAAAGGCACCGGAACCTCCGCAGAGGGCCACCTTCTTTATGGGCCGGTCAAGAAACGGGCTATGCCTTATGATACCCGTTCCGAAAATGGCCCGGATCCAGTAGAACAATTTTTCTTCCGGCATTGCCACCGGTAGTTCCCCTATGAGTCCTGCACCCGTTTGCGGAAGGGCATTTAAAAGGGGAAAGATATCAAAAGCAACTTCTTCATAAGGATGTACATGCAGCAGTTCCTGAACCACCTCCGCTTCCTTCCATTGCGGAAGCACCACCTCTATCCGCTTTTCTTTTTCAAGGTGTCTTTGTCCTTTTTTTCCCACGAAGGGGTTGGTTAACTCATTCCCCCGGAAAGACCCTGTACCCATAACGCTGAAACTGCATTCCGAATAATTTCCGATGTGGCCTGCACCGGCTTTAAACAAAGCATTCAATACTTCAGACACCCGGGCCTGGGGGCAAAACGTAACGAGCTTACGCAGTTCGCCCCGGCGTGGAGCCAGAACTTTCACTTTACGAAGCCCGAGCTTCTCTGCAATCTTTCCGTTCACCCCATGAAGAACATTATCCAGACTGGTATGGCAGGCATAGATGGCTATATCCTTTTTCACGGCGAGGACGATTATTCGCTCCACTTCATTTCGTCCGGTGAGACCTTTCAATGGTTTGAAAATGACCGGATGATGGACAATCACAAGGTTGCATTTTTTCCGCTGTGCTTCCTTAATTACCCCTTCTGTACAATCGAGTGCCAGCAGAATGCCTTTCACTTCCGCAGCAGGGTCGCCACACTGTAATCCGCAGTTATCATAACTTTCCTGAAGCACCGGGGGTGCCAGTTGTTCCATAAGCTGGATGATCGCGTTCAGTTTCATCAATGTAGTTTTGCCAAAAATAATCATTCGAACGGGTTGGAAGCCTTTATCTTTGTCCTCCGCCACAATGAAAAAACCTGACACCACCAGTTGGATCCTGCTTTTAATACTATCCTGTATTTGGGGCAGTTCATTCATACTGATGAAATTGGGAATGGAGGTGTTTCCGGATGACGCGGTGGCTGCCCTGCGACTGAGCTTCGCGTTTCTCTTTGTACTTCCTTTTTGGTTTTTCCGGTTTCGTAAGGAACATTTCAAACACTGGCCGGCACTTATGGTTTCCGGTGTGTTCGGGAATCTATTTCCGGCGTTTCTTTTCACCTTCGCGGAAACGCAGGTGAGCAGTGTACAGGCGGGAATGCTGAATTCCTTCACACCTCTGGCTACACTGGTGCTGGGAAGCATTTTCTGGAATGTAAAAGCCGGCAAGGAAGGTATACTGGGAGTACTTCTCGGACTTTGCGGTGCCTGCGGACTCTTTTTATTCGGTGAAGGGGAAGATAACAGCCGCTGGATTTATTCCGCCGCCGTGATACTGGCCACCCTGATGTATGGTCTTTCTGTGAACGTGATCCGCCAGTACCTTTCGGAGCTGGACCCGCTTACAATCACCATGTGGTCTATGACCTTTTGCGGGCTACCCGGCCTGATCTACGTACTAACAGGTGACACAATAGCCATCCTGGCAGAAAATGAGCATGCCGGACGCAGCCTCTTTTTCATTGGGATCCTGGGGGTAATCGGCTCTGCGGTAAGCGTGATCCTCTTTAACCGGCTCATTCAGAGATCCACGGCGCTCTTCGCCTCCTCGGTGACTTATCTTATTCCGGTTGTTTCGCTCCTGCTGGGTCTTACCTATAATGAAAGCGTGAGTACAGGCCAGGTGTGTTCTATGGGATTGATTCTCAGTGGGATATGGGTAATTAATAAAAGGAAATGAGGTTTGGCTGGCTGCCAAACATTTGCTACCTTCGCAACCCCGAATTCGGGGATTTAATAAACCCTTATTAATCAATAACATTATGTACGCCATTGTAGACATAGCCGGGCAACAATTTAAGGTTCAGAAGAACCAAAGAGTGCTGGTGCACCGCCTGGAGGCTATCGAGGGTTCGCAGATTGAGTTCGACCGCGTATTGCTGGTTGATAACGACGGCAAGATTGCCGTAGGCAAACCACTCGTTGACGGTTACAAAGTAGCCGCGAAAGTTCTCGGACACGTTCGCGGAGAGAAAGTGATCGTATTCAAGAAGAAAAGAAGAAAAGGCTATGCCGTTAAAAACGGGCATCGTCAGGATCTTTCAGAGATCCTGGTTCAGGCGATCCTTGCAAAGGGAGAGACTTTCAAAGCGGAAGAAACGGAAGTAAAAAAGCCGAAGACAAAGGCCGTTACGAAGGCAGAGCCGGCCGATGAAACAGAAACGGTTGCAGAGAAAAAAGCGCCGGCAAAAAAGACTGCTGCAAAAACAACCAAGAAGAAATAAACAATAAAATCCCAACGCCATGGCACATAAGAAAGGTGAAGGTAAAGTAAAGAACGGACGCGATTCGAACGCGAAACGACTTGGCATTAAGATCTTCGGAGGACAACCTGCGCTGAGTGGTAATATTATCGTCCGTCAGAGAGGCACGCGTCATAACCCGGGAAAAAATGTAGGAATGGGCAAGGATTTCACTCTTTTCGCACTGACCGACGGTATTGTTGAATTCAGAAAGAAGAAAGACAACCGTTCATACGTTTCCATCATTCCCGTAGAAACCAAGTAAACCGTTTCCAGGTATTAAAGGATCTCCCGGTTTGTCAGGTCGGGAGATTTTTTTTTGATACTTCTCAGTCTTTAACTTTGAATATTCCAATCGTATGCTTCAGATACAACTGATCCGAGAACAGAAAGACCTGGTGATTCAAAAACTCGCCGTTAAGAATTTTGACGCTTCAAAGCGGGTAGATGAAATCCTGAACATTGACCAGGAGCGGCGCAGTACACAGCAGGAACTCGAAGCTCTGAAAGCGGAAGCGAACCGGCTTGCAAAATCCGTCGGTGACTTATTTAAGTCCGGCAAGAAAGCGGAAGCCGAAGAGTTGAAGAACAAGAGTATCGCACTAAAGGAAACAGAAAAAAAGCTGGAGTTAGTGTTATCGCAAATGGAGAGAAGGCAACACGATTTGCTCGTACAGCTACCAAATATTCCTTCGGACCAGGTGAGACCGGGCAAAACCCCGGCAGACAATGAGGTTGTGGAACAGTCAGGTAACATTCCGGAATTACCCGGTGATGCGAAACCGCACTGGGAGCTGGCAACGAAATACGATCTGATCGATTTTGAATTGGGAGTAAAACTCACCGGTGCCGGATTTCCGGTGTACAAAGGACACGGAGCCAGGCTGCAGAGAGCGCTATTGAATTTCTTTCTTGACAATGCTACCCGGGAAGGCTACCGTGAAATACAACCGCCTGTACTGGTTAACGCAGATTCCGGATACGGAACCGGCCAGCTTCCCGACAAGGAAGGGCAAATGTACCATGTGCAGGAGGATGATTTGTACCTCATCCCTACTGCGGAAGTTCCCATCACAAATATATACAGAGACGTTATTCTTAAGGCTTCAGATCTTCCCATCCGGAATTGCGGTTACACTCCCTGTTTCAGGAGAGAAGCCGGAAGTTATGGAAAGGATGTGCGGGGCTTGAACCGTTTACACCAATTCGACAAAGTGGAGATCGTACAGATTGCCCATCCTTCCGAAAGCTACACAATACTGGAAGAGATGAGAAATTACGTAACCGGTCTTTTAAAACAGCTTGAGCTGCCATTCCGAGTGCTCCGGCTTTGCGGAGGAGATATGAGTTTCGCCTCTGCGCAAACGTACGACATGGAAGTGTACAGTGCCGCTCAAAAAAAATGGCTGGAGGTTAGTTCTGTTTCCAACTTTGAAACCTTTCAGAGTCATAGAATGAAGCTGCGCTTCAAAGATGAGCAAGGAAAAACCCAACCCGCCCATACATTGAACGGGAGCGCTCTTGCCTTCCCTCGTATAGTGGCCGCATTGCTGGAAAATAACCAGAGTGAAAACGGTATCCGGATTCCTAAGGCGCTGGTACCTTATACAGGCTTTGACCGAATTCAATAAACATGAAAACCGTACTTCTCAGCTCCCTGCTTATCGTTACGCTTTTTTTGATGCCGTCATGCGGCGGCGATCTTTATCAAACGGAGATCAGGACCATAGACAGTCTGCTCACAGCACTGGATAGTGCAGAAAAAGCATTTTGGACTATTGACTCCGCAGCAGCGCGCACAGCCTATGCCGACGTAAATAAGGACCTCGGACATTTAACGAATCTGATCCAGGACACGCTGGAGAAAAACGAAGCTCTTTTGCTCTCCAGATACAGGGGTATACGAAAGCCACTGCGGGAGTATCTTCTTAAGCAAACTGTGATGAAAAAGGAGATTACCATAACACGCAAGCAGCTTGAGGATCTCCGCCACGACCTTGACAAGGAATTACTTACAAAGGAAAACGCCCAGCTGCATTTCACCAAAGAATCAGGGTTGGCCCGTCTTTTGATCAATTCACTCTATATCAGTACTGAGTCTGTGGACATTTTCCTTCGCCGTTATGCGGAGGTGAACCCTTCGATTGATTCACTCGTACAAGTAAAAGAGCAGCAGCTTCAGAAGAAAACAATCCCTTGAAACACGGTTTACTGTTATTATTCATTCTTATTTGCTCTTCCGGTTTTAGTCAGACGGGCAACGACGAACTGCTGGCAGCACAGTACTACCAGAACAAGGAATATGACAAAGCGCTGATCTACTACGAAAAGCTTTACCAGAAAAAGGACAATCAGGCATATTACAAATACTACGTTGACTGTCTCATTGAAACCAAGGCATATAAAGAAGCAGAAAAAGTTATCCGGAAAAGAATTAAGGCAGAACCGGGCTCGCTGTACTATTATGTTGACTTAGGGTTGGTCTATCTGCGCGCCGGCGAGGAAACCAAAGCTAAAGAACAATTCGAGAAAGCAATTTCCCAGCTCAGTGAGGAAAACAATCAGGTTTTTGTGGTTGCCAAATCCTTTCTGGCCATCCGCGAATACGATCTGGCAATAAAAACGTATGAAAAAGGAAGAAAACTCATGAAGGGATCTTACCCCTTCAATTTCGAGATTGCCCAGGTGTACGGCCAAAAAGGAGAATACCCTTCCATGATCGGAGAAATCCTGGATGTACTGCTGATTAATATATCGTATAAGCAGAGTGTGGAAGACGCTTTGGCTCCCTTTCTGGAAGACGGCACCGGAAACAAACGCGTAGATCTTGTTCGCACCGAACTACTTAAACGAACGCAGAAATTCCCGGATAAAATCATTTTTTCTGAAATGCTCATCTGGCTTCTCATACAGCAGCGGGAATTCGAAGCCGCATTCACTCAGGTTAAGGCACTTGATAAACGGTTAAAGGAAGAAGGGCAGCGGGTCATGGAGTTGGGAACAGTGTGTGCGGGAAATGAGATGTATGAAACAGCCATCCATTGTTACCAGTATGTACTCAACAAAGGAAACAATGGGAGTTTTTATATCGCCGCCCGGCAGGAGTTACTGAATGTAATGTATAAAAAAGTTGTAGGAAGGAATGACTATACCCCTGCAGATCTGATGGAGTTGGAAAAGAATTATCAGATTGCTCTGGAAGAACTTGGGAAGAGTTCCGCCACCATTTTTCTGATCAGGAACCTGGCACACATTCAGGCTTTTTACCTGAACAAACTGGACGAACCGATCAGCTTACTGAATGATGCACTGATGATGGGTGGTCTCACTCCCGGTGCTGAGGCGGAATGTAAACTGGAGCTGGCCGACATTCTTCTGCTCAAAGGTGAGATATGGGACGCCTCCCTGATGTATTCACAGGTGGAAAAAGCCATGAAACACGATGTGCTGGGACATGAAGCAAAATACCGCAATGCCCGTCTCTCATACTACATCGGAGATTTTAAATGGGCACAGGCCCAGCTCGATGCATTGAAAGGTGCTACCTCTAAACTCATTTCGAACGACGCCATGGATCTGAGTCTGCTGATAAGCGATAATTCCACTCTTGACACCAACCTGGTGCCCCTGATAATGTTCGCACGTGCTGATTTGCTTTTTTTCCGAAACAACTTTGATCTCTCTCTGAGCACCCTTGACTCTATCCGCACATTATTTCCCGGCCATATGCTTACTGATGAGATCTTGTTTAAAAAATACCAGATCGCCATGCGCCGGGGAAAATGGCAGGAGGCCGCCGGATTTTTACAGTTAATACTGAAAGATCATTCTTTTGATATTTACGCGGATGATGCGTGCTTTAAACTCGGTGATCTGTATGAACACCAGTTATACGATCCTGACAAAGCAAGAGAATATTATGAACAGGTGCTTCTCAAATTTCCAAACAGTCTGTTCTCCGTGGAAGCCCGCAAAAGATACCGCCGTCTCCGCGGCGACGGAATGAACTGACACGCATGATTATTTACAACGTCACGATCAATATTGAAGAATCCGTTCACGATGAATGGCTTCATTGGATGAAGGAACACCATATCCCTGCCGTGATGGCAACCGGCTATTTTCTGGAAAACAGGTTTTGCCGGGTTCTGGTGGAAGAAGAAAGCGGAAAAACATATTCCGTACAGTATACCTGCGCAACGATGGCAGATCTGGAAGAATATCGTTTAAAGGAGGCCCCGCGCCTTCAACAAGAGCACCTGGAACGATTCAAGGATAAATTCGTGGCGTTCAGAACGCTGCTCGAGATCGTTTCAAAATGACCGAAAAAGTAAGGCCTAAAAAACATCTTGGTCAGCATTTTCTCAAGGATAAAACTATTGCGAAAAAAATTGCCGACTGCCTGCAACTGCATGAACAGCGTCCGTACG
Coding sequences within it:
- a CDS encoding thiamine phosphate synthase yields the protein MTDLKLIVITSSDKKEDEAGHITRMLEMGLPTLHMRKPKLSTGELRALIREIPSHFHSRIIIHSHHNLVREFDLKGIHVTRLHKKRWLRLWLNEKLFRFKGKIPERSCSFRKLASLYEEKDPYTHVFLSPVFDSLSGSLQSGFNEFSLRAALAKTPYKVIARGGIELEKLEKVAELGFAGLAFYSAIWKKKNPAEAFEKILRRGKELEIRFI
- the rpmA gene encoding 50S ribosomal protein L27, producing MAHKKGEGKVKNGRDSNAKRLGIKIFGGQPALSGNIIVRQRGTRHNPGKNVGMGKDFTLFALTDGIVEFRKKKDNRSYVSIIPVETK
- a CDS encoding geranylgeranylglyceryl/heptaprenylglyceryl phosphate synthase, with amino-acid sequence MKPVPFLSHLERYRKQKKCGVLVLIDPDKAKPEELKRRILPGVMAYLVGGSVITSGRIEKTIRALRQLTNRPIFLFPGHSIQTAEGADGILLPSLISGRNPDYLIGQHVHAAFAIERSGMEVIPAGYILCGGARVSGTQYITQTLPVPSDKPELVMATALAGIQLGMKVIYLEAGSGQDAPPDKKLVKEVAQRIQVPLIAGGGIRTASGISQLKNAGASAVVIGNILETHPGLLRDFLKAADD
- a CDS encoding DUF4286 family protein, which codes for MIIYNVTINIEESVHDEWLHWMKEHHIPAVMATGYFLENRFCRVLVEEESGKTYSVQYTCATMADLEEYRLKEAPRLQQEHLERFKDKFVAFRTLLEIVSK
- a CDS encoding Nif3-like dinuclear metal center hexameric protein, yielding MKLNAIIQLMEQLAPPVLQESYDNCGLQCGDPAAEVKGILLALDCTEGVIKEAQRKKCNLVIVHHPVIFKPLKGLTGRNEVERIIVLAVKKDIAIYACHTSLDNVLHGVNGKIAEKLGLRKVKVLAPRRGELRKLVTFCPQARVSEVLNALFKAGAGHIGNYSECSFSVMGTGSFRGNELTNPFVGKKGQRHLEKEKRIEVVLPQWKEAEVVQELLHVHPYEEVAFDIFPLLNALPQTGAGLIGELPVAMPEEKLFYWIRAIFGTGIIRHSPFLDRPIKKVALCGGSGAFLIPDAVRAGADVFITGDLKYHDFFLAEGRLVLADVGHAESEQFTTELFYEAIRKKFPKFAIHFSKIQTNPVNYF
- the serS gene encoding serine--tRNA ligase — encoded protein: MLQIQLIREQKDLVIQKLAVKNFDASKRVDEILNIDQERRSTQQELEALKAEANRLAKSVGDLFKSGKKAEAEELKNKSIALKETEKKLELVLSQMERRQHDLLVQLPNIPSDQVRPGKTPADNEVVEQSGNIPELPGDAKPHWELATKYDLIDFELGVKLTGAGFPVYKGHGARLQRALLNFFLDNATREGYREIQPPVLVNADSGYGTGQLPDKEGQMYHVQEDDLYLIPTAEVPITNIYRDVILKASDLPIRNCGYTPCFRREAGSYGKDVRGLNRLHQFDKVEIVQIAHPSESYTILEEMRNYVTGLLKQLELPFRVLRLCGGDMSFASAQTYDMEVYSAAQKKWLEVSSVSNFETFQSHRMKLRFKDEQGKTQPAHTLNGSALAFPRIVAALLENNQSENGIRIPKALVPYTGFDRIQ
- the rplU gene encoding 50S ribosomal protein L21; amino-acid sequence: MYAIVDIAGQQFKVQKNQRVLVHRLEAIEGSQIEFDRVLLVDNDGKIAVGKPLVDGYKVAAKVLGHVRGEKVIVFKKKRRKGYAVKNGHRQDLSEILVQAILAKGETFKAEETEVKKPKTKAVTKAEPADETETVAEKKAPAKKTAAKTTKKK
- a CDS encoding DMT family transporter; the protein is MKKPDTTSWILLLILSCIWGSSFILMKLGMEVFPDDAVAALRLSFAFLFVLPFWFFRFRKEHFKHWPALMVSGVFGNLFPAFLFTFAETQVSSVQAGMLNSFTPLATLVLGSIFWNVKAGKEGILGVLLGLCGACGLFLFGEGEDNSRWIYSAAVILATLMYGLSVNVIRQYLSELDPLTITMWSMTFCGLPGLIYVLTGDTIAILAENEHAGRSLFFIGILGVIGSAVSVILFNRLIQRSTALFASSVTYLIPVVSLLLGLTYNESVSTGQVCSMGLILSGIWVINKRK
- a CDS encoding tetratricopeptide repeat protein; protein product: MKHGLLLLFILICSSGFSQTGNDELLAAQYYQNKEYDKALIYYEKLYQKKDNQAYYKYYVDCLIETKAYKEAEKVIRKRIKAEPGSLYYYVDLGLVYLRAGEETKAKEQFEKAISQLSEENNQVFVVAKSFLAIREYDLAIKTYEKGRKLMKGSYPFNFEIAQVYGQKGEYPSMIGEILDVLLINISYKQSVEDALAPFLEDGTGNKRVDLVRTELLKRTQKFPDKIIFSEMLIWLLIQQREFEAAFTQVKALDKRLKEEGQRVMELGTVCAGNEMYETAIHCYQYVLNKGNNGSFYIAARQELLNVMYKKVVGRNDYTPADLMELEKNYQIALEELGKSSATIFLIRNLAHIQAFYLNKLDEPISLLNDALMMGGLTPGAEAECKLELADILLLKGEIWDASLMYSQVEKAMKHDVLGHEAKYRNARLSYYIGDFKWAQAQLDALKGATSKLISNDAMDLSLLISDNSTLDTNLVPLIMFARADLLFFRNNFDLSLSTLDSIRTLFPGHMLTDEILFKKYQIAMRRGKWQEAAGFLQLILKDHSFDIYADDACFKLGDLYEHQLYDPDKAREYYEQVLLKFPNSLFSVEARKRYRRLRGDGMN